One window from the genome of Elaeis guineensis isolate ETL-2024a chromosome 5, EG11, whole genome shotgun sequence encodes:
- the LOC105045225 gene encoding vesicle-associated protein 1-2 — translation MKENAKEGMGQVLLEIEPRELKFTFELKKQSSCSIHLVNKSSDYVAFKVKTTSPKRYCVRPNTGVILPRSTCDFTVTMQAQKLAPPDMQLRDKFLIQGTVVPYGTTDEDIVPSFFSKENGRYIEENKLRVVLVSPPHSPVLQPINGALKQEPVYEAPNLKGTPVSNDPEVNEVKNLPVFHVSKEVEDLKLKLNDLEVKLNEAENTVTRLKEENGVAIQERDKLQQEIVLLRRKCTARVQVGFPILFVVFMTIVGVALGYLLHP, via the exons TTGAGTTGAAGAAACAGAGTTCATGCTCCATTCATCTTGTCAATAAATCTAGTGATTATGTTGCCTTCAAG GTTAAAACTACATCACCCAAGAGATATTGTGTGCGACCAAACACAGGTGTCATTCTACCAAGATCAACATGTGATTTTACAG TGACCATGCAAGCTCAAAAGCTAGCTCCACCTGATATGCAGTTAAGAGATAAGTTCCTAATTCAGGGTACAGTTGTTCCATATGGTACTACAGATGAGGATATTGTACCTAGCTTT TTTTCTAAAGAAAATGGCAGATATATTGAAGAGAACAAATTGAGAGTCGTACTTGTTAGCCCACCTCATTCTCCAGTACTGCAACCAATTAATGGAGCTTTAAAGCAGGAGCCAGTTTACGAAGCACCTAATTTGAAAGGAACTCCTGTTTCAAATGATCCAGAAGTGAATGAAGTCAAGAATCTTCCCGTATTTCAT GTCTCCAAGGAAGTTGAGGATCTAAAGTTAAAGCTGAACGATCTCGAAGTGAAACTAAATGAG GCTGAAAATACAGTCACAAGGCTGAAAGAAGAGAATGGTGTAGCAATTCAAGAGAGGGATAAGCTGCAACAAGAAATA GTATTGCTGAGAAGGAAGTGCACGGCACGGGTTCAGGTTGGTTTTCCGATTTTGTTTGTGGTTTTCATGACAATAGTTGGTGTGGCACTTGGATACCTGTTGCACCCATGA